In Arachis hypogaea cultivar Tifrunner chromosome 17, arahy.Tifrunner.gnm2.J5K5, whole genome shotgun sequence, a single window of DNA contains:
- the LOC112767247 gene encoding UDP-glycosyltransferase 82A1 → MEKKGRRIVILVPYPAQGHLSPMQKVASAFAGMGLEAVIVVPQHIKRRPDEETVRWVAVEDGLRVGGGGAPDFFEIEWAMEKWMPSEVEKVVMGEKVKGEVICVVVDLLASWAIEVASTCGIPCAGFWPAMFASYRLISSIPHLLQAGLISHTGLPKEEGKNGIVSEAPIISTEDLPWLIGTVAAKKARFKFWRRSMERSRKLKWLLVNSFADERRVGDDLDLSSDPKVFSISAIIINSGAPGRHRRTISLWEEDRSCMEWLERQEARSVVYVSFGSWVSPIGEARVRSLALALEATGRPFLWVLRSTSGWREGLPAGFVERTSGRGRVVCWAPQTEILQHRSVGCYLTHCGWNSTLEALQFRVRLLCYPLAGDQFLNCAYIVQVWRVGVRLNGFGERDVDEGVGRVMQDEHMDARLASLHQAAIVAAGPPLLNHFLQQISIH, encoded by the exons atggagaagaagggacgaagaatAGTAATACTGGTGCCATATCCAGCACAAGGACACCTAAGTCCCATGCAGAAGGTGGCGTCGGCGTTTGCGGGGATGGGATTGGAGGCGGTGATAGTTGTCCCGCAGCACATTAAAAGGAGGCCTGATGAGGAGACGGTGAGGTGGGTGGCGGTGGAAGATGGGCTGAGGGTGGGAGGGGGTGGGGCGCCGGATTTCTTCGAGATAGAGTGGGCAATGGAGAAGTGGATGCCAAGTGAGGTGGAGAAGGTGGTGATGGGTGAGAAGGTGAAGGGAGAGGTGATATGTGTGGTGGTTGACCTGTTGGCCTCCTGGGCCATAGAGGTAGCCTCCACCTGCGGGATCCCCTGTGCCGGCTTCTGGCCCGCCATGTTCGCCTCTTACCGCTTGATCTCCTCCATTCCTCACTTGCTCCAAGCTGGCCTCATTTCTCACACAG GGCTTCCGAAAGAGGAAGGGAAAAATGGGATTGTAAGTGAGGCGCCGATAATTTCAACGGAGGATCTACCTTGGCTGATTGGAACAGTAGCAGCAAAGAAAGCTAGATTCAAATTCTGGAGGAGAAGTATGGAGAGATCAAGGAAGCTGAAGTGGTTGCTGGTGAACTCGTTTGCGGATGAAAGAAGAGTTGGTGATGATTTAGATTTATCATCAGATCCAAAGGTGTTTTCCATAAGCGCTATTATAATAAATAGCGGGGCCCCGGGGAGGCATAGGAGGACGATTAGCTTGTGGGAAGAAGACAGGAGCTGCATGGAGTGGCTTGAAAGGCAGGAAGCAAGGTCGGTTGTATACGTGTCATTCGGAAGCTGGGTGAGTCCGATAGGGGAGGCAAGGGTGAGGAGCCTCGCACTCGCACTGGAGGCTACAGGGAGGCCATTCCTTTGGGTGCTGAGGTCCACTTCAGGGTGGCGTGAGGGCTTGCCAGCTGGCTTTGTGGAGAGGACCAGTGGCAGAGGCAGGGTTGTGTGTTGGGCCCCCCAGACGGAGATCCTGCAGCACCGCTCTGTGGGATGCTACCTCACTCACTGCGGCTGGAACTCCACCTTGGAGGCTTTGCAGTTCCGAGTGAGGCTGCTCTGCTACCCTCTCGCCGGCGACCAGTTCTTGAACTGCGCCTACATCGTGCAGGTTTGGAGAGTGGGTGTGAGACTGAATGGGTTTGGAGAGAGGGATGTGGATGAAGGAGTGGGCAGGGTGATGCAGGATGAGCACATGGATGCCCGCTTGGCCTCTCTACACCAAGCTGCTATCGTTGCCGCTGGGCCTCCCCTCTTGAACCACTTTCTCCAACAAATTTCCATACACTAG